A window of Apium graveolens cultivar Ventura chromosome 8, ASM990537v1, whole genome shotgun sequence contains these coding sequences:
- the LOC141679610 gene encoding L10-interacting MYB domain-containing protein-like encodes MARKTQKNSIEKTQDSSRSKAKWNLSTTHIFCDICITAINKGLRPSTHFNTKGWEFVVTNFQNLTGLKYWKPQLKNKWDALKLDWKLWKELIGKETGLGWDPRLETVDATSEWWNEKIKLNKEYAKFQKKGIEPELIAKNDLMFGATVATGEFAWAPSSNANVQAYNGPNEDDIISLNESGDDPLQKSLDMYLQEQDDTISDDNSKMGKRQKTGKDAAQKLHKNPKEKGATKQRLSSASKLRSDISKLVATVEKRSSITEAADMDYQSTGDEITDEMVDDNDDFWDLIYVQLVQL; translated from the exons ATGGCTCGTAAGACACAGAAGAATTCAATCGAGAAAACACAAGATTCTTCCAGATCAAAAGCAAAATGGAATCTGAGCACAACACATATATTTTGCGATATTTGTATAACTGCTATCAATAAAGGCTTGCGACCTTCTACACATTTTAATACAAAAGGATGGGAATTTGTTGTTACAAATTTTCAAAACCTGACCGGGTTAAAATACTGGAAGCCTCAACTAAAAAATAAGTGGGATGCATTGAAGTTGGACTGGAAGCTTTGGAAAGAATTAATAGGTAAGGAGACTGGGTTGGGCTGGGATCCAAGATTAGAAACGGTGGATGCAACTTCTGAATGGTGGAACGAAAAAATAAag TTGAATAAAGAGTATGCCAAATTTCAAAAAAAAGGAATAGAACCTGAACTTATTGCAAAAAATGATTTGATGTTCGGAGCTACAGTTGCAACCGGGGAGTTTGCTTGGGCCCCATCATCTAATGCAAATGTGCAAGCATACAATGGTCCAAATGAGGATGATATTATAAGTTTAAACGAGTCAGGTGACGATCCACTGCAGAAGAGTTTGGATATGTATTTACAGGAACAAGATGATACAATTTCAGATGATAATTCAAAAATGGGTAAAAGACAAAAGACAGGCAAAGACGCTGCTCAGAAACTACATAAAAATCCAAAAGAAAAAGGAGCTACCAAGCAAAGATTAAGTAGCGCGTCAAAATTGAGATCTGATATATCTAAACTGGTGGCGACGGTTGAGAAAAGAAGTTCTATCACAGAAGCTGCAG ATATGGATTACCAGAGTACCGGTGATGAGATAACTGATGAGATGGTCGATGATAATGATGATTTCTGGGATTTGATATATGTGCAACTAGTGCAGTTATAG